A stretch of Microbulbifer bruguierae DNA encodes these proteins:
- the pepQ gene encoding Xaa-Pro dipeptidase translates to MDKQLFGEHLATLRKRYDEILEQCGFETLNVFSGAPSVQFLDDNYYPFRVNPQFKALVPITDNPHSWVIYRRGQKPKLLFYRPVDFWHYVPPAPQTFWSDEYDIELLAKPDEAKVFLSGENAAFIGETGKLEGWDIGERNPQHLIDRLHWARAYKTPYEFACLREANRIAVRAHNAAEDAFRAGACEFEINLAYMKAAGQGEGRLPYGNIVGLNEHGAILHYTHLGTEPLPESERRSFLIDAGADCNGYAADITRTYAYRDGVFAELVAAMDEKEQQLVAGLKPGTSYVDLHRECHLKIGQLLQQFGIIKTAPESAVESGLTNTFMPHGLGHFLGLQVHDVGGHQTGPEGGKIPPPAEYPFLRTTRTIEENQVFTIEPGLYFIESLLADLKESQLADEVNWDKVEKLRPFGGVRIEDNVIVHADSIENMTRDCY, encoded by the coding sequence ATGGACAAGCAACTCTTCGGCGAGCACCTGGCCACACTGCGCAAGCGCTACGATGAGATTCTCGAACAGTGCGGTTTCGAGACCCTTAACGTTTTCAGTGGCGCGCCCTCGGTGCAGTTTCTGGATGACAATTACTACCCGTTCCGGGTCAACCCCCAGTTCAAGGCCTTGGTACCGATTACCGACAACCCGCACAGCTGGGTGATCTATCGCCGCGGGCAAAAGCCCAAGCTGCTGTTCTATCGCCCGGTGGATTTCTGGCACTATGTGCCGCCGGCCCCCCAGACCTTCTGGAGCGACGAATACGATATCGAGCTTCTGGCCAAGCCCGATGAAGCAAAAGTATTTCTGAGCGGAGAAAACGCTGCGTTTATTGGTGAAACCGGCAAACTGGAAGGCTGGGACATCGGCGAGCGCAACCCGCAGCATCTGATCGATCGCCTGCACTGGGCCCGGGCCTACAAGACGCCGTACGAATTCGCCTGCCTGCGGGAAGCCAACCGCATCGCCGTGCGCGCGCACAACGCCGCGGAAGACGCCTTCCGTGCGGGGGCGTGTGAGTTTGAAATCAACCTCGCCTATATGAAGGCCGCCGGCCAGGGTGAAGGTCGCCTACCCTACGGCAATATCGTAGGTCTGAACGAGCACGGTGCAATTCTGCACTACACGCACCTCGGCACCGAGCCACTGCCGGAAAGCGAGCGCCGCAGCTTCCTGATCGACGCCGGCGCAGACTGCAACGGCTACGCGGCAGATATCACCCGCACCTATGCCTACCGCGACGGAGTATTCGCAGAGCTGGTTGCGGCAATGGACGAGAAAGAACAGCAACTGGTAGCGGGGCTGAAGCCGGGCACCTCCTACGTGGACCTCCACCGCGAGTGCCACCTCAAGATTGGCCAGCTGTTGCAGCAATTCGGGATCATCAAAACCGCCCCGGAAAGCGCCGTAGAGTCCGGCCTCACCAACACCTTCATGCCCCATGGCCTCGGCCATTTCCTCGGCCTGCAGGTACACGATGTCGGTGGCCACCAGACAGGGCCAGAAGGTGGCAAGATACCGCCACCGGCGGAATACCCCTTCCTGCGCACCACCCGCACGATTGAAGAAAACCAGGTTTTCACCATCGAACCCGGCCTCTACTTCATCGAGAGCTTGCTGGCAGACCTGAAAGAATCCCAGCTCGCGGATGAAGTGAACTGGGACA
- the purU gene encoding formyltetrahydrofolate deformylase, whose protein sequence is MEKKILLTDCPDAKGLIAKITNICYKHQLNVTKNDEFVDRAQGRFFMRTALEGNFNDTTLLEDLDLALPTGAVRKLVASGRKRVVLMVTKESHCLGDILMKCYSGALDVEIAAVIGNHNNLQSLVEKFDIPFYWLPAEDLERTQHEEQVAELVDSFQPDYLILAKYMRVLTPEFVAHYKNRIINIHHSFLPAFIGAKPYQQAFERGVKIIGATAHFVTDDLDEGPIIEQDVIHVDHGYSAESMASAGRDVEKQVLSRALQLVLEERVFIHGNRTVVFK, encoded by the coding sequence ATGGAAAAGAAGATACTGCTAACGGACTGCCCGGATGCCAAAGGGCTGATCGCCAAGATCACCAACATCTGTTACAAGCACCAGTTGAACGTCACCAAGAACGACGAGTTCGTCGACCGCGCCCAGGGACGCTTCTTTATGCGCACGGCGCTGGAGGGGAATTTCAACGATACCACGCTGCTGGAAGACCTGGATCTGGCACTGCCAACCGGGGCCGTGCGCAAGCTGGTGGCCAGCGGCCGCAAGCGCGTGGTACTGATGGTCACCAAGGAGTCGCACTGCCTGGGTGATATTCTGATGAAGTGTTATTCCGGGGCGCTGGATGTGGAGATCGCAGCGGTGATCGGCAACCACAACAACTTGCAGTCACTGGTGGAAAAATTTGATATTCCTTTTTACTGGCTGCCAGCGGAGGACCTGGAACGCACGCAGCACGAAGAGCAGGTCGCCGAACTGGTGGACAGCTTCCAGCCGGACTATCTGATTCTCGCCAAATATATGCGAGTGCTCACTCCCGAGTTTGTGGCCCACTATAAAAACCGCATCATCAATATCCATCATTCATTTTTGCCCGCATTTATCGGCGCCAAGCCCTATCAGCAGGCTTTCGAGCGGGGCGTTAAGATCATCGGTGCCACTGCGCATTTTGTTACCGATGACCTTGATGAAGGGCCGATCATCGAGCAGGACGTGATTCATGTGGACCACGGTTATTCCGCGGAATCCATGGCCAGCGCCGGGCGCGATGTGGAAAAGCAGGTGCTGAGTCGCGCGCTGCAGCTGGTTCTGGAAGAGCGGGTGTTTATCCACGGCAACCGTACCGTGGTATTTAAATAA
- a CDS encoding MHYT domain-containing protein, translating to MLSQYNLSIVFVSYVISVLGSFAALQLVTAIPAAATRAQRRTAILCAGLALGGGAIWSMHFVGMLALQTEMRMAYDVWGTAVSLVIAIAACTFGMWVCGSGRFSIDRLLPAAVFMGAGVAGMHYYGMAAMLMPAEVSYNLNIILISVIIAVVASFAALWMAFNMQGGLQKFASALVMGVAVCGMHYTGMAAISYRMTGVMPEAGWAGSVSETSVEIFAGVVVLSVLVLAIGVARWYRKRPVFAS from the coding sequence ATGCTCTCTCAATACAATCTTTCGATTGTTTTCGTTTCTTATGTCATTTCTGTTTTGGGATCTTTCGCAGCACTACAGCTGGTGACGGCGATCCCGGCAGCGGCGACCCGGGCGCAGCGGCGCACCGCGATACTTTGCGCCGGGCTGGCACTGGGCGGTGGTGCCATCTGGTCGATGCACTTTGTGGGTATGCTGGCACTGCAGACGGAAATGAGAATGGCCTATGACGTCTGGGGTACAGCGGTGTCTCTGGTGATTGCGATTGCGGCTTGCACCTTCGGTATGTGGGTTTGCGGTTCAGGCCGATTCAGTATCGATCGCCTGTTGCCCGCCGCGGTGTTTATGGGAGCCGGTGTCGCTGGTATGCACTACTACGGAATGGCTGCCATGCTGATGCCGGCGGAAGTCAGTTACAACCTGAATATTATCCTTATCTCCGTAATCATTGCCGTAGTGGCCTCGTTTGCAGCACTGTGGATGGCCTTCAATATGCAGGGCGGGTTGCAAAAATTTGCGAGTGCACTGGTGATGGGGGTGGCTGTGTGCGGTATGCACTACACCGGTATGGCGGCGATCAGTTACCGGATGACCGGTGTCATGCCGGAAGCGGGTTGGGCGGGTAGTGTAAGTGAGACTTCGGTGGAAATTTTCGCCGGTGTGGTGGTGTTGAGTGTGCTGGTACTTGCGATTGGTGTGGCGCGCTGGTACCGCAAGCGCCCGGTTTTTGCGAGCTGA
- the gcvP gene encoding aminomethyl-transferring glycine dehydrogenase — MTQPSLKQLEQHDAFIRRHIGPDAAQTQAMLDTLGVATLDELIEKTVPAAIRKSDALNLAEAVDEQEALAELKALASRNKIFRTFIGMGYHDTITPNVILRNVLENPGWYTAYTPYQPEIAQGRLEGLLNFQQMIMDLTGMELANASMLDEGTAAAEAMAMCKRQVKRNKSNTFFVDEDCHPQTIAVVKTRAEHFGFDVLVGNPETDLPEELFGALFQYPGSTGVVRDLTDLIAKVHAADALVTVAADLMSLVALKAPGEMGADVVVGCNQRFGIPMGYGGPHAGFFAFREAYKRSAPGRIIGVSVDSKGKRALRMAMQTREQHIRREKANSNICTSQVLLAVMSAFYAIYHGPEGLKTIAARIQRLTDILAAGLQQSGFNLTHDSWFDTLAINVGDKQSEIFARAIAAEINLRKVGNDALGVSLNETTKLADISELLAVFIGGDHNLDLGKIDSDLVAKGVAGVPSALQRTSDFLTHPVFNTHHSETEMLRYLKTLESKDIALNHSMIPLGSCTMKLNATAEMIPVTWPEFGKLHPFAPADQAEGYREMFTQLEAMLAECTGYDAVSLQPNAGSQGEYAGLVAIKKYLEAKGETQRDICLIPASAHGTNPASAMMVSMKVVVVACDNKGNVDIADLKAKVEEHGDRIAALMVTYPSTHGVFEEGIREICELIHNAGGQVYIDGANMNALIGVAAPGKFGGDVSHLNLHKTFCIPHGGGGPGMGPIAVGEHLKPYLAGHPVTEVPGNDPVNGTISAAPWGSASILPISWMYIRMMGKTGMKLATETAILNANYVAKKLSAHYPLLYKGSNGFVAHECLIDLRPLKEASGITEEDIAKRLMDFGFHAPTMSFPVAGTLMIEPTESEAQEELDRFVEAMAIIRQEAEDVASGKYTAEDNPLHNAPHTQDDIMADEWAHAYSREVAGRPAAWLKHHKVWPASNRIDNVYGDRNLICSCPPVESYMD; from the coding sequence ATGACCCAGCCTTCCCTCAAGCAGTTGGAACAGCACGACGCCTTTATCCGCCGCCACATCGGCCCGGACGCCGCGCAAACCCAGGCCATGCTCGACACCCTCGGTGTTGCTACCCTGGATGAACTGATTGAAAAGACCGTTCCCGCCGCCATCCGCAAGTCAGACGCACTGAACCTGGCGGAGGCCGTGGACGAGCAGGAAGCGCTGGCGGAACTGAAAGCACTGGCCAGTCGCAACAAGATTTTCCGCACCTTTATTGGTATGGGCTACCACGACACCATCACCCCCAACGTGATCCTGCGTAACGTGCTGGAAAACCCGGGCTGGTATACCGCCTACACCCCCTACCAGCCGGAAATCGCACAGGGCCGCCTCGAAGGCCTGCTGAACTTCCAGCAGATGATCATGGACCTGACCGGCATGGAACTGGCCAACGCCTCCATGCTGGACGAAGGCACCGCCGCTGCCGAAGCCATGGCGATGTGTAAGCGCCAGGTCAAACGCAACAAATCCAATACCTTCTTTGTCGATGAAGACTGCCACCCGCAGACTATCGCCGTGGTAAAAACCCGCGCAGAGCACTTCGGCTTTGACGTACTGGTAGGCAACCCGGAAACCGACCTGCCGGAAGAATTGTTTGGCGCCCTGTTCCAGTACCCCGGCTCCACCGGCGTGGTGCGCGACCTCACCGACCTCATCGCCAAGGTCCACGCTGCGGACGCACTGGTGACCGTGGCCGCTGACCTGATGAGCCTGGTTGCCCTGAAAGCGCCGGGTGAAATGGGCGCAGACGTGGTGGTCGGCTGCAACCAGCGCTTCGGTATCCCCATGGGCTACGGCGGCCCGCACGCCGGTTTCTTCGCCTTCCGCGAAGCTTACAAGCGCTCCGCCCCCGGCCGTATCATCGGTGTTTCCGTGGACAGCAAGGGCAAGCGCGCCCTGCGTATGGCCATGCAGACCCGCGAGCAGCACATCCGCCGCGAAAAGGCCAACTCCAACATCTGTACCTCCCAGGTACTGCTGGCAGTAATGAGTGCCTTCTACGCGATCTACCACGGTCCCGAAGGTCTGAAGACCATCGCCGCGCGTATCCAGCGCCTGACCGACATCCTGGCCGCAGGCCTGCAGCAGTCCGGTTTCAACCTGACCCATGACAGCTGGTTCGATACCCTGGCCATCAACGTGGGCGACAAACAATCTGAAATCTTCGCGCGCGCCATCGCCGCCGAGATCAACCTGCGCAAGGTCGGGAACGACGCGCTGGGTGTAAGCCTGAACGAAACCACCAAGCTGGCGGACATATCCGAGCTGCTCGCCGTATTTATCGGTGGTGACCACAACCTGGACCTGGGCAAGATCGACAGCGATCTGGTCGCCAAAGGTGTTGCCGGTGTTCCTTCCGCCCTGCAGCGTACCAGCGACTTCCTGACCCACCCGGTCTTCAATACGCACCACTCGGAGACCGAGATGCTGCGCTACCTGAAGACTCTGGAGTCCAAAGATATCGCCCTCAACCACAGCATGATTCCGCTGGGTTCCTGCACCATGAAGCTGAACGCCACCGCGGAAATGATCCCGGTGACCTGGCCGGAATTCGGCAAGCTGCACCCGTTTGCCCCGGCAGACCAGGCCGAAGGCTACCGCGAAATGTTCACTCAGCTGGAAGCCATGCTGGCGGAATGTACCGGTTACGACGCGGTGAGCCTGCAGCCGAACGCCGGCTCCCAGGGTGAATACGCCGGACTCGTTGCGATCAAGAAATACCTGGAAGCCAAGGGCGAAACCCAGCGCGACATCTGCCTGATCCCGGCGTCCGCGCACGGTACCAACCCAGCTTCCGCCATGATGGTCAGCATGAAGGTGGTCGTGGTTGCCTGTGACAACAAGGGCAACGTGGACATCGCCGACCTGAAGGCGAAAGTAGAAGAGCACGGCGACCGTATCGCCGCACTGATGGTCACTTACCCGTCCACTCACGGTGTATTCGAGGAAGGCATTCGCGAGATTTGCGAGCTGATCCACAATGCCGGCGGCCAGGTATACATCGACGGCGCCAACATGAACGCCCTGATCGGTGTAGCGGCTCCGGGCAAGTTCGGTGGTGACGTATCCCACCTGAACCTGCACAAAACCTTCTGTATCCCCCACGGTGGTGGCGGCCCCGGCATGGGCCCGATCGCCGTTGGTGAGCACCTGAAACCTTATCTTGCCGGCCACCCGGTAACCGAGGTTCCGGGCAATGATCCGGTGAACGGCACCATTTCTGCCGCGCCCTGGGGCTCCGCGAGTATTCTGCCAATCAGCTGGATGTATATCCGCATGATGGGTAAAACCGGCATGAAGCTGGCGACCGAGACCGCGATCCTGAACGCCAACTACGTGGCCAAGAAGCTCAGCGCCCACTACCCGCTGCTGTACAAAGGCAGCAACGGTTTCGTGGCTCACGAGTGTCTGATCGACCTGCGCCCGCTGAAGGAAGCCAGTGGCATCACCGAAGAAGATATCGCCAAGCGTCTGATGGACTTCGGTTTCCACGCGCCCACCATGTCCTTCCCGGTTGCCGGCACTCTGATGATCGAGCCGACCGAATCCGAAGCCCAGGAAGAGCTGGATCGCTTCGTGGAAGCGATGGCGATCATCCGCCAGGAAGCGGAAGACGTGGCCAGCGGTAAGTACACCGCGGAAGACAATCCGCTGCACAACGCACCGCACACTCAGGACGACATCATGGCCGACGAGTGGGCTCACGCCTACAGCCGCGAAGTAGCCGGTCGCCCGGCGGCCTGGCTGAAGCACCACAAGGTGTGGCCGGCCTCCAACCGGATCGACAACGTATACGGAGACAGAAACCTGATCTGCTCCTGCCCGCCGGTTGAGAGCTATATGGACTAA
- a CDS encoding diguanylate cyclase domain-containing protein, with translation MLPLANLNTLRFKACLFSLLLVVAICLFFILLGNGSLQSLLAKNREHRHLNFQFQVSGLLQESRQELSRLAELIALSPRGRLSSRDELSSALDRQWELLQQSWDLHSLKIYDAAEEPVLSWGSPHGNLTAEQLSQVLLSGQSLELMRCDLICVQSLSVPMRARGGDYVLQVDRTLSRQMRRFREMTGSDIGILSAVRAEAPPEPDARYLGNWRRDVLALTSRERTLPLLNRLAAEMGELAGLKHARAFEFDNRQFDIRTMSVDVDEDGAQFVFVEDVSSQVSHIEESVQLLLLFSVLGALIFSAAVAGALWRPIVRLRRLAEALPLLTNGRFSDARQLIRPVHKPLDRYDELDVLDNTGLTVCDQLEDMNDMVSRKTAQLERIAMHDSLTGLDNRYSLLEQLEFYLELCRYQPASVSERGYLFFIDLDDFKQVNDSLGHQGGDELLCVIARRLLSAMRCGDIVARLGGDEFCVFVRDLKDPDAYRILAEKMLNTVAQPVKIDEHLVSVTMSVGVVAVNEQGDTLEAILQKADMAMYHAKRHGKNKFQLYTDSLPPLSTADSASSDPANTRKKGPPLPLELVKPR, from the coding sequence GTGTTGCCATTGGCAAATCTGAATACCCTGCGCTTCAAAGCCTGTCTTTTTTCCCTGCTGCTTGTGGTGGCCATCTGCCTGTTTTTCATTCTGCTGGGCAATGGCAGCCTGCAGTCCCTGCTGGCGAAAAATCGCGAGCATCGCCATCTCAATTTCCAGTTTCAGGTATCCGGGCTGCTGCAGGAGTCGCGCCAGGAGCTGTCGCGGTTGGCGGAGTTGATTGCCCTTAGCCCTCGCGGTCGCCTGTCTTCCCGCGATGAGTTGAGCAGTGCTCTGGACCGGCAGTGGGAGTTGTTGCAACAGAGCTGGGACCTGCACTCCCTCAAAATTTACGATGCCGCGGAAGAACCTGTGCTGAGTTGGGGGTCCCCTCACGGCAATTTAACGGCGGAACAGCTGAGTCAGGTACTCCTCAGTGGCCAGTCTCTTGAGCTGATGCGCTGTGATCTCATCTGTGTGCAGAGCTTGTCCGTGCCTATGCGCGCACGTGGTGGAGATTACGTGTTGCAGGTGGATCGCACCCTGTCCCGGCAGATGCGACGCTTCCGGGAAATGACCGGTTCGGATATAGGCATATTGTCCGCTGTTCGCGCGGAGGCGCCCCCGGAGCCAGACGCTCGCTATCTCGGCAACTGGCGGCGGGATGTGCTGGCGCTGACTTCCCGCGAGCGCACCTTGCCGCTGTTGAATCGGTTGGCTGCGGAGATGGGCGAACTCGCTGGCCTGAAACACGCGCGGGCATTCGAATTCGATAACCGCCAGTTTGATATCCGGACCATGAGTGTGGATGTGGACGAGGACGGGGCTCAGTTTGTGTTTGTGGAGGATGTCTCCAGTCAGGTATCGCACATCGAAGAATCCGTGCAGTTATTGTTGCTGTTTTCGGTCCTGGGAGCGCTGATCTTCAGTGCCGCGGTGGCTGGTGCATTGTGGCGACCGATCGTGCGCCTGCGGCGCCTGGCAGAGGCCCTGCCACTGCTGACCAACGGTCGCTTCAGCGATGCCCGCCAGTTGATCCGCCCGGTGCACAAGCCGCTGGATCGATACGATGAGCTGGACGTACTGGACAACACCGGGCTGACCGTATGTGACCAGCTGGAAGATATGAACGATATGGTGAGCCGCAAGACTGCACAGCTGGAGCGGATCGCCATGCACGACAGTCTCACCGGGCTGGACAATCGCTACAGTCTGCTCGAGCAGCTGGAGTTTTATCTGGAGTTATGCCGCTATCAGCCTGCGTCGGTGAGCGAACGGGGCTATCTGTTTTTTATTGATCTGGATGACTTCAAGCAGGTCAACGACAGCCTCGGACACCAGGGGGGGGATGAGCTGTTGTGTGTGATCGCCCGGCGTTTACTTAGCGCCATGCGCTGCGGCGATATTGTCGCGCGCCTTGGTGGCGACGAATTCTGTGTGTTCGTGCGGGATCTCAAGGACCCCGATGCTTACCGCATACTGGCGGAAAAAATGCTCAATACGGTGGCGCAGCCGGTGAAAATCGACGAGCACCTGGTGTCTGTGACCATGAGTGTGGGGGTTGTGGCCGTCAATGAGCAGGGAGATACCCTGGAAGCCATCTTGCAGAAGGCGGATATGGCGATGTACCACGCCAAGCGTCACGGTAAAAATAAATTCCAGCTGTATACGGATTCCCTGCCACCGCTTTCCACCGCCGACAGTGCTTCTTCAGACCCCGCAAACACCAGGAAGAAGGGTCCGCCGCTACCGCTGGAGCTGGTCAAACCCCGCTAG
- the argS gene encoding arginine--tRNA ligase — MNIRQQLNDIFQTAMTAAGIPAECSPAVAPAKKAGFGDYQANGAMAAAKKVGTNPRELAAKIVDNLGERPMIEKVEIAGPGFINIHLSDTWLAGTLAASRTDERLNIAKVAEPQTAVLDYSHPNLAKEMHVGHLRTTIIGDALARLLEFQGHKVIRQNHMGDWGTQFGMLLAHLADQMENQDAEVALADLEVFYREAKVRFDEEEGFADRAREYVVKLQGGDADCLKLWQRFIDISISHAEEIYEKLDVTLQRKDVYAESQYNDDLPVLVKDLMDRGIAVEDQGAIVAFLPEMADKEGNPSVVIIQKRGGGYLYATTDLAAIRYRANVLKADRILYVVDARQSLHLQQAFTVARKAGYIADDQTLEHCAFGTMMGDDGKPFKTRSGGTVKLAALLDEAVERATALVAAKNPELSAEQQAEIGRVVGIGAVKYADLSKTRTNDYVFNWESMLAFEGNTAPYLQYAYTRVRSIFRRAGMEPSALTGAIQLGTDAERALAIKLNQFGEVLDQVTKDTFPHVLCTYLYELASAYMGFYEACPVLKEGVSEEDKLSRLQLCDLVARTLATGLGLLGIEVLEQM; from the coding sequence ATGAACATTCGCCAGCAGCTCAACGACATCTTCCAGACCGCCATGACCGCCGCGGGTATCCCCGCCGAGTGCAGCCCGGCGGTGGCACCTGCCAAGAAGGCCGGCTTTGGTGACTACCAGGCCAATGGCGCTATGGCCGCAGCCAAGAAGGTGGGAACCAATCCCCGCGAGCTGGCGGCGAAGATCGTCGACAATCTGGGCGAGCGGCCGATGATCGAGAAAGTCGAGATCGCCGGTCCCGGCTTTATCAACATCCACCTGAGTGATACCTGGCTGGCGGGCACCCTCGCCGCCTCCCGCACCGACGAGCGCCTGAATATCGCCAAAGTGGCCGAGCCCCAGACCGCGGTGCTGGACTACTCCCACCCCAACCTCGCCAAAGAAATGCACGTGGGCCACCTGCGCACCACCATCATCGGCGACGCCCTCGCCCGCCTGCTGGAGTTCCAGGGCCACAAGGTGATTCGTCAGAACCATATGGGCGACTGGGGCACCCAGTTCGGCATGCTGCTCGCACACCTGGCGGATCAGATGGAAAATCAGGATGCTGAGGTGGCGCTGGCGGATCTGGAAGTGTTCTACCGTGAAGCCAAAGTCCGCTTCGACGAGGAAGAAGGCTTCGCCGACCGCGCCCGCGAATACGTAGTGAAACTGCAGGGAGGCGATGCAGACTGCCTGAAGCTGTGGCAGCGTTTTATCGACATTTCCATCAGTCACGCCGAGGAAATCTACGAAAAGCTGGACGTCACCCTGCAGCGCAAGGATGTGTACGCTGAGAGCCAGTACAACGACGACCTGCCGGTACTGGTGAAAGACCTGATGGACCGCGGGATCGCGGTAGAAGACCAGGGCGCAATTGTCGCCTTCCTGCCGGAAATGGCGGACAAGGAAGGCAACCCCAGTGTCGTGATCATCCAGAAACGAGGCGGCGGCTACCTCTACGCCACTACCGACCTGGCCGCGATCCGCTATCGCGCCAACGTACTGAAAGCCGACCGTATTCTGTATGTTGTCGACGCGCGCCAGTCGCTGCACCTGCAACAGGCATTCACCGTAGCCCGCAAAGCCGGCTATATCGCCGACGACCAGACCCTCGAGCACTGCGCCTTTGGCACCATGATGGGCGACGACGGCAAGCCGTTCAAAACCCGCAGCGGCGGTACTGTGAAACTGGCAGCCCTGTTGGACGAGGCCGTTGAACGCGCCACCGCACTGGTAGCGGCAAAGAACCCGGAGTTGAGTGCTGAACAGCAGGCGGAAATCGGCCGCGTAGTAGGCATTGGTGCGGTGAAATACGCCGACCTCAGCAAAACCCGCACTAACGACTATGTGTTCAACTGGGAGTCCATGCTGGCATTTGAGGGCAACACGGCACCTTACCTGCAGTACGCCTACACCCGCGTTCGCAGTATTTTCCGCCGTGCCGGCATGGAGCCGTCAGCACTGACCGGAGCGATCCAACTCGGTACCGATGCTGAGCGTGCCCTCGCGATCAAATTGAATCAGTTTGGCGAAGTGCTGGATCAGGTGACCAAAGACACCTTCCCTCATGTTCTGTGTACTTACCTGTACGAACTGGCCAGCGCCTACATGGGCTTCTACGAAGCCTGTCCGGTATTGAAAGAGGGAGTCTCGGAAGAAGATAAGCTGAGCCGACTGCAGCTGTGTGACCTGGTGGCCCGCACTTTGGCTACCGGCCTAGGCCTGCTGGGTATTGAAGTACTGGAGCAGATGTAA
- the sbcB gene encoding exodeoxyribonuclease I, which produces MGSTLYWHDYETWGVDPGADKPSQFAGIRTDEDLNIVGEPLMIYARPASDCLPQPMAALVTGLAPQKAFAEGLPEIEFIRRILDELGAPGTCGVGYNSLRFDDEVTRHTLYRNLLDPYEREWRSGNSRWDIIDMVRLTYALRPEGIVWPEREVADGVRVPSFRLEELTAANGISHEGAHDALSDVRATIDMARLIRDRQPRLYDYVFNLRRKQEVAKLLNPRERKALLHVSGKVPASQGHLTYVLPLAMHPVNRNAVICVNLGMDPQPILDLDADNLRERLYTARDKLGEGELPAGLKLIHLNRCPVLAPANMLSDQRAAELGIDKAACEANWQVLRELDLTEKLHRVFLDGEFPAKDVEARLYDGFMNDADRDLCRQLHNALASRGPEALAGQVTFTDSRLPELLFRLRARNFPETLNDEERERWEEWRYQRLTDPAFGASITMEAYYEELARLREAFPERGDLLDQLEAWGDALMA; this is translated from the coding sequence ATGGGGAGCACACTTTACTGGCACGATTACGAGACCTGGGGGGTGGATCCCGGTGCAGACAAGCCCTCCCAGTTTGCCGGTATCCGCACCGACGAAGACCTCAATATCGTCGGTGAACCACTGATGATCTATGCCAGGCCCGCGAGCGACTGCCTGCCGCAACCAATGGCGGCGCTGGTGACCGGGCTGGCACCGCAGAAAGCCTTTGCCGAAGGTTTGCCGGAAATTGAATTTATCCGCCGTATCCTCGATGAGCTGGGGGCGCCCGGTACCTGTGGTGTGGGCTACAACAGTCTGCGTTTTGACGACGAGGTCACCCGCCACACACTCTACCGCAACCTGCTGGATCCGTATGAACGGGAATGGCGTTCGGGCAACAGCCGCTGGGACATCATCGATATGGTACGTCTCACCTACGCACTGCGCCCAGAGGGTATCGTTTGGCCCGAGCGCGAAGTTGCGGACGGGGTGCGGGTGCCGTCCTTCCGTCTGGAGGAGCTCACCGCGGCTAATGGTATCAGCCACGAGGGCGCCCACGACGCGCTTTCGGACGTGCGCGCGACCATCGACATGGCGCGGCTGATCCGCGACCGCCAGCCGCGTCTCTACGACTACGTTTTCAATCTGCGCCGCAAGCAGGAAGTGGCGAAACTGTTGAATCCTCGCGAGCGCAAGGCGCTGCTGCATGTGTCCGGCAAGGTACCCGCAAGTCAGGGACACCTCACCTATGTGCTGCCGCTGGCGATGCACCCGGTAAACCGCAACGCGGTCATCTGTGTAAACCTCGGCATGGACCCGCAGCCCATTCTCGACCTGGATGCGGATAACCTGCGCGAACGCCTCTACACCGCTCGCGACAAGCTGGGTGAGGGTGAACTGCCCGCAGGACTCAAGCTTATCCACCTGAACCGCTGCCCGGTGCTGGCACCGGCCAATATGCTTTCGGACCAGCGCGCCGCAGAGCTCGGCATCGATAAGGCTGCCTGCGAGGCCAACTGGCAGGTGCTTCGTGAGCTGGACCTGACAGAAAAACTGCATCGGGTATTTCTTGACGGTGAATTTCCGGCAAAAGATGTCGAGGCGCGCCTCTACGACGGCTTTATGAACGATGCCGATCGCGATCTCTGCCGACAGTTGCACAACGCCCTGGCCAGTCGCGGCCCGGAGGCGCTGGCGGGGCAGGTGACATTTACCGATTCACGCCTGCCGGAACTACTCTTTCGCCTGCGGGCGCGGAACTTCCCCGAGACTCTGAATGACGAGGAACGGGAGCGCTGGGAGGAGTGGCGCTATCAGCGACTGACCGACCCGGCATTTGGCGCCAGTATTACCATGGAAGCCTATTATGAGGAGCTGGCGCGGTTGCGTGAGGCGTTCCCGGAGCGCGGCGACCTGCTGGATCAGCTGGAGGCCTGGGGGGACGCGTTGATGGCGTGA